The genomic window GAAGACTAATGCATCGAAATCAGATATTTCTACGAGAACTACGAAGATAAGGGTCCCCAGAACAGACGGCCGTTAAGCGGCCACACGCACCCGTAACTACCACAAGGTTAACATACATGACCTCCTCTGCAAGGCGCGTGGTATCAGCATAGTACTAGCCTGTCGCTCCGCTTCACACCATGGCGTCGGCAGGCGACGTGTTCGACCATGGACGCCATGGCACCAGCCTTGCCAAAGTCGAGCAGGCCACGAGCTGCTGTGCGACCAGTCGCGTCGACGCGCAGCAGTCTCCTCCGAAGCCGCTGCTGGTGGCCGCCCCGTGCGACGCAGGGGAGTACCCGGTGGTGCTATTCTTGCACGGCTACCTCTGCAACAACTACTTCTACTCCCAGCTGCTCCAGCATGTCGCCTCCCATGGCTTCATCGTCATCGCTCCTCAGGTACTGTATTATATTAACAAGGTCATCAAGCTAATGTCGGCGTGGCACTGAACTTCTTCTCCAGAGATGAACACTGACTAAACTCGAGTACAATTGCAGCTGTACACGGTGTCCGGACCCGACACCACCGGCGAGATAAACTTGGCGGCCGCCGTTATCGACTGGCTCGCCGCCGGCCTCTCTTCCACGCTCGCACCCGGTATTCGACCGAACCTAACTGCGGTCAGTTACCAAATACCCTCGTTGCTCTCTAATTAACAGAACAATAATTCGAGCTCGAGGTACTAACAATCGCATCATCTATCAGGTGTCCATCTCCGGCCACAGCCGCGGTGGCAAGGTGGCCTTCGCGctcgggctgggccacgccaagaCCTCCCTGCCTCTCGCGGCACTCATCGCCGTCGACCCCGTGGACGGCACCGGCATGGGCAACCAGACGCCTCCGCCAATCCTGGTCTACAAGCCGAACACGCTGCGGGTCCCGGCGCCGGTCATGGTCATCGGCACGGGCCTCGGCGAGCTGCCTCGCAACGCCCTGTTCCCGCCGTGCGCACCTCTGGGCGTGAGCCACGCGGAGTTCTACGACGAGTGCTCGGCGCCGGCGTGCCACCTCGTGGCGAGGGACTACGGGCACACCGACATGATGGACGACGTGACGACGGGCGCCAAGGGGCTGGCCACGCGCGCCCTCTGCAAGAGCGGCGGGGCCAGGGCGCCCATGAGGCGATTCGTCGCCGGCGCCATGGTGGCGTTCCTCAAGAAGTGGGTGGAGGGGAAGCCGGAGTGGTTGGATGCCATGAGGGAGCAAACTGTGGTCGCGCCTGTGGTGCTGTCCGTGGTGGAGTTCCGTGATGAATAGCCAGGATGCCTTGTCAGTTGTCATTAGAGTTTAATCGATAGCGGTGACTCATACTCCGTATAGTAGGATAAACAAGCTTCTTTGTATGTTCATACATCAGAGAATATAAAGTGTTTACTGAAACCGACAATCCATAACTTGAACAGGGCATAACCCCTTCCATTACTGCGACATAACGAAAATACAACAGGTCCACAGAATGAGACAGGAAAGAAAAGAGCGAGTTCAAGCATTGCCGAGAAACCTACTGTAAGCACTCGCACCGCAGGGCGAAAACCCGACGACACTACTAAGTCTGTTAATGGAATAGAGTCACGGCCCATAAACAGGGCTACCAACCCACATTGGTGAACGCAGGGTAAGAAAGCAATGCTGAAGAGAGACCCATGGATGAACACAGGCTTTTTCTTCTGTCATCTCCTCTTCAGGGAGCCTCCTCGCTTTGGCTTGTAGCACAAATGTGCATCATCCTCGACCGCTGTTCTTCAGCATGTCCATCCCGGCTCGCAGATCCACTGCATCCTCCTGCTTCAGCAAACCTGCCCACAAATAGAGAAACTACATTCAAAAGGAGTTTTGAGACGTCTAAGCTCAAATGTAGCACTATTGTGGCAAGTCCAAATAGCCCAGCAAAGCACAGCAATACCAACTGTGTAGAAAGTCTCCCCCTGTGAGAAGAATGTATAACACCCGCAGCAATACCAACTGTGTAGAAAGTCTCCCCCTCTGAGAAGAATGTATAACACCATGAATAAGCCGGCCACATGTTGTTTGGACACAAATCAGTGCCAAACATACATGCAATCGTTCTCAAAGTACTTTAGCAACAGGACAATCCATAACTTGATTTGCTGGTCTCTTGTAATTGCCATATATACATAGTATTGTTTGGCACTCCTCCTTAATCACAACTAGCTATGTTTTAAGCACATATGGATGAGTGTATGTGCATATGTATCAGCGTTTGCTTCTCTACTGTGTTAAACTATCTAAGTTGAGACTGCGCTGAAAAGCCTCTATATGCCGCACTGGTTTAGTAAATCCATCTGCTACTTAAATGAACATTTAGAAACTTATTGACCACCCATTCTCGAACAAGGTGGTAGTCAATTTTAATATGCTTTGTTCCTTTGTCCTAACATGTAAGCAAGATTAGCATATAGGTCTGTTACATCAAGAATGTCACACCATAAGAAAAAGACTGCTTTTGGATGATGATCACCCAACTATGTTAGAAAATTTTGGACCCAAATATTATTATTGTTTTAAATCAAGATTTTTTTGTAAAATTTTGAATACCATTAAAAATATTCAAACAAATTCGAAATTGTAAATAGATTTTGAACATTATTGAATAGTGAAGAACTTTTttaaaattccaaacatttttgtttgaaaAACGTGAATGAAAGCATTGGAATTCATGACCTTTTTTAAAAAGTGGGTTTTAAAATTCTGAAGCAAATTTGAAGATTTTGAAATTCTTAAAAATGGTGAATTTATGAAAactaaaaaagaaatagaaaacataaaagtaaaataaaattaaCCAGTAAAAGATACTGTCTGCTTAGCAACTGGCTATACAAAATATCTACTGAGATCGACGGCATGTGGATACAAATTGTGTGGAATAAATGCTTACACTCTAAAACTTTGGCCCTAGTCACCGCTAGGCCAACAGACTCACCATTCTGGAAAGGATTAATGAGGACGAAAACAAGTTTCTTCCAATGAATGAAATTCCTAGTTGGTAATGATAATACTACTCGATTTTGGAAGGATACATGGTTAGGGGGACGCCTTTGGCTTTACAATATCCATCCTtatataatattgtgcaacgtaaggaggattatgtTATCATAGTATTAAATTCGATACCGCTTAATATCCAATTTAGGAGATCCCTAGTACGGGAACATTGGAATGCTTGGTTGCACCTGGTTCGTAGGTTGATGGAGGTTCACCTATCTGACCAGGCGGATACAATTCGCTGGAAGTTAACCACGAATGGAATCTTCACAGTGAAATACATGTACTCGGACCTAATTGACTATGGGCCATTGTCGAGGTCGTTGCATATTTGAAAGATTAAAGTTTCGCTTTGTATTAAAatatttatgtggtttgtccataaagaGGTTATTCTAACCAAAGATAACCTGTCAAAAAGGAATTGGGTTGGTAACTCTAGGTGTTGTTTCTGTGATAAAAAATAAACgattaaacacctctttctcgaatATCCTCTTGCACAATTATTATGATGATCAATTCATATAGCCAATTATTATGATGATCAATTCATATAGCCTTTAACGTTGAATCTTCAAGGAGcataaacacgttatttgggacgtggcttaatGGAGTGGATGTACACTTAGCTAAACATATTCGgataggagtatgtgctttattttGGGCTATATGAAACActagaaatgatatgatttttaatggGACACAGTTCAccaattttttgcaggttatctacagagctACAACTTGGAtctgtatgtggtccttactcactcatgcggacttcagggagcctttggttattGGATGCAAccgttgggagatggtagcacgggctatcttgAACCGATTTGGGTGGCGACTTAATAATAGGCTAGGTGTGTAGGCACCATAGATTATTTTTATATTGCCGGATGTGGCATTTTTTTAGTCTTATATCGTCGAGTGTGGCGCTTTTCAGATTTATTTACTTTCGACTACTACTCAGTTTATGAGCATCATTGGACCTTATGATCTTGTTACTGTTTTATTTAATAATATGACTGCATGCATCGatggatgcagaggccggggtattcttccttttcaaaaaaaaaacaacaaaagaaaaatggttcaaaacGTTCTAGAAGATTCCCCAAATCGAAAGAATACCATACATTGATAAAGCTAGCTAGTGGACCGGCCCAATTTGTGTGGCTCGCTCCGTCGTCCATGTGCGAAGCACACGATCGATGGCGCAACAAGCACTGAATAGGACCTCCCAGCCCACGGCCTCACGAAGCCCGCGATCGATGGCGAGCCGATTTAACCCCATCGATGATGTCTGAGTACTCCggtgccggccgctggctgtgtgtGACTCGTTGAcaatactagtagaatgcccgtgcgttgctatggGCTATTGAAATATTTTAATGGAGTTATATAAATATAATACATGTTAAATTTCACATGTAAAGAAAAAAAGCACATGCAACATCTTGTAATACTTAAAGTCCACTACACTTGCAATGCAAATTAATAAAAAGGACAATTTGACAATGTATACATAGAGTGATGAT from Triticum aestivum cultivar Chinese Spring chromosome 3B, IWGSC CS RefSeq v2.1, whole genome shotgun sequence includes these protein-coding regions:
- the LOC123064963 gene encoding chlorophyllase-2, translated to MASAGDVFDHGRHGTSLAKVEQATSCCATSRVDAQQSPPKPLLVAAPCDAGEYPVVLFLHGYLCNNYFYSQLLQHVASHGFIVIAPQLYTVSGPDTTGEINLAAAVIDWLAAGLSSTLAPGIRPNLTAVSISGHSRGGKVAFALGLGHAKTSLPLAALIAVDPVDGTGMGNQTPPPILVYKPNTLRVPAPVMVIGTGLGELPRNALFPPCAPLGVSHAEFYDECSAPACHLVARDYGHTDMMDDVTTGAKGLATRALCKSGGARAPMRRFVAGAMVAFLKKWVEGKPEWLDAMREQTVVAPVVLSVVEFRDE